One Leptolyngbya ohadii IS1 genomic window carries:
- a CDS encoding eCIS core domain-containing protein, whose amino-acid sequence MSNRTASEAKQRLFKTSLFSRGTILQRSCKICGQHKPTGDEGYEGAKQSPLQRRAVNSEAIEEVPLMGEVGVQSPAILVQPKLSMSSISDSSEQEADRIADRVVTQVSHRTNSSAGQAEAEIPAIAGLSERAIASQQDVHHQGLSAHLEQSIQQQRTGGSSIAPAVRQPLEQAFGADFSHIRVHTDAAANQLNHQIEARAFTVGQDIFFRQGEYRPGSSSGQRLIAHELTHVLQQSEYSTPVQPMVQRQGWIERARRWGRRAEQWGERAVERTERLVDRAQEAGEQIVEEVEEAWNSGTGAISLIRFDGSRVELVGTPGYSARAVSGLMPIHPDAGGVDYTRPEHQNVPLKGPIPEGDYYVNPSEVESNPPMSFNTTAWGRYRTRLHGSIVTDIERRLTTERTGGFYLHQDANHNGTAGCIGIWNAGDNQRIHDLIRSNSSRIPVQVRYPSSSPTPSTSTPTPTTAPPPARSAPRRRRTRESVSRSPMPLTNAGRITPIPRMMPGYEMIQRNGGAPPAAAPANHFLVQAGIDRLQADSARYGVHQFPADYYDTISRHLFEVALQHTRRNYGEAFSLLDDVSDGDHGFAYQREYVRLVGTDSANGWDKVRHFTYTAYLQYTSGGFLLPEGFTYGKEIWDAVENLFGGDPEGYSIPDIRADNRGEAFAEEMRTRELRERRPRGPAVPAPVFPATGFGAGGGFRGIMDRDRRRFMQSLQGGR is encoded by the coding sequence ATGAGCAATAGAACTGCATCAGAAGCAAAACAACGCCTCTTCAAAACCTCATTATTTTCCAGGGGTACCATCTTACAGCGATCGTGCAAAATCTGCGGGCAGCATAAGCCTACTGGGGACGAAGGCTATGAGGGTGCGAAACAATCGCCCCTACAACGGCGGGCAGTCAATTCAGAAGCGATCGAGGAAGTGCCGTTGATGGGGGAAGTGGGGGTGCAATCGCCCGCAATCCTCGTTCAGCCCAAGCTATCGATGAGCAGCATCAGTGATTCTAGCGAACAGGAAGCCGATCGAATTGCCGATCGGGTCGTTACACAGGTTTCTCACCGAACCAATTCGAGTGCCGGGCAAGCAGAAGCAGAGATTCCGGCAATTGCAGGACTCAGTGAACGGGCGATCGCTTCTCAGCAGGATGTTCATCACCAGGGCTTGTCTGCCCATCTCGAACAGTCCATCCAGCAACAGCGTACCGGGGGCAGTTCTATTGCACCGGCTGTGCGACAGCCCCTGGAACAAGCCTTTGGAGCAGATTTTAGCCACATCAGAGTCCACACAGACGCAGCCGCAAATCAGCTAAATCATCAGATCGAGGCACGGGCATTTACTGTCGGTCAGGACATATTTTTCAGGCAAGGGGAGTATCGTCCTGGTAGTTCATCAGGACAGCGGCTAATTGCCCACGAATTGACTCATGTTCTGCAACAGTCGGAGTATTCAACCCCTGTGCAGCCCATGGTTCAGCGCCAGGGATGGATAGAGCGAGCAAGACGATGGGGACGGCGTGCCGAGCAATGGGGTGAACGAGCAGTTGAGCGTACCGAACGACTTGTGGACAGGGCACAGGAAGCCGGAGAGCAGATCGTAGAAGAAGTCGAGGAAGCCTGGAATTCAGGCACAGGTGCAATTAGCTTAATTCGGTTTGATGGCAGTCGGGTTGAGCTGGTTGGAACTCCTGGTTACAGCGCAAGGGCAGTTTCGGGGTTAATGCCAATCCATCCTGATGCCGGAGGAGTGGACTATACCCGACCAGAGCATCAGAACGTTCCCTTGAAGGGTCCGATTCCGGAAGGCGACTACTACGTCAATCCCAGCGAAGTCGAAAGCAATCCGCCGATGAGCTTTAACACCACTGCATGGGGACGCTATCGAACTCGGCTGCATGGCTCAATCGTTACAGATATAGAGCGGCGATTGACAACAGAACGGACGGGTGGATTCTATCTTCACCAGGACGCCAACCACAATGGCACAGCAGGCTGCATTGGCATTTGGAATGCAGGAGATAACCAGCGCATTCATGATTTAATTCGCAGCAACAGCAGTCGAATTCCTGTACAGGTGCGCTATCCCAGTAGCAGTCCAACTCCCAGTACTTCGACACCAACGCCAACAACAGCTCCGCCCCCAGCCCGTTCTGCCCCCAGACGACGTAGGACAAGAGAATCCGTCAGTCGATCGCCTATGCCATTGACAAACGCCGGGAGAATCACTCCAATCCCCAGGATGATGCCAGGATACGAGATGATTCAGCGAAACGGCGGTGCCCCACCTGCTGCCGCTCCTGCCAATCACTTTCTGGTGCAGGCGGGAATCGATCGACTCCAGGCTGACTCTGCTCGTTATGGGGTTCATCAATTTCCCGCAGACTATTACGACACAATTTCCCGCCATTTGTTTGAAGTTGCCCTGCAACATACGCGCCGGAATTATGGCGAAGCGTTTAGCCTCTTGGATGATGTCTCCGATGGAGATCATGGGTTCGCGTATCAACGAGAATATGTGCGATTGGTGGGCACGGATAGCGCGAACGGGTGGGACAAAGTGCGGCATTTCACCTATACCGCTTATTTACAGTACACTAGCGGGGGATTTCTGTTACCAGAAGGGTTTACCTACGGTAAGGAAATCTGGGATGCGGTTGAAAACCTGTTTGGGGGTGATCCAGAGGGCTATAGCATTCCAGATATTCGAGCTGATAATCGGGGGGAAGCATTTGCCGAAGAAATGCGGACTCGTGAACTGCGCGAGCGCCGCCCTAGAGGTCCAGCGGTTCCTGCTCCTGTGTTTCCAGCAACAGGTTTTGGTGCGGGCGGTGGGTTCAGAGGCATCATGGATCGCGATCGCCGCCGATTTATGCAGAGCCTACAAGGAGGACGGTAA
- a CDS encoding eCIS core domain-containing protein, with protein MISSTPQFDRQSKRQNQQNTDAASVRPFSLRHRAIHSEPIADELPFIQPKLMIGTPGDRYEQEADRVAAEVVSQITAPQSRPYAPAISAKPEKEETVQPFSTAAVALAESANDVPTLASALQQAQPSGSPLPPSVRTPLEQAFAADFSHVKVHTDAQSHQLNQSLSARAFTYRQNIFFRQGAYSPTHPAGQQLLAHELTHVVQQTGRGRAPQPQTAAPAIAPAPEALIQRALIDTAKVYHEPGDYANQLGDTNSPARKMIAEINKNDVLWTEARQKALLLGNNSQVLHTAALGTFAKALENLYSITQQIQEKTDYQRFLKYTIDKLIGQKKITTELCKSIVSSFGIEVDKLNDPHQYTDERLSLLLKQEHPDTSPMKTLTGVLGQPAPGKASALNSVNKRLQDFAEKSSTEKLDFLESSESKASKVSGALKFINSYGVSAITANTQVPILHANKKDNLNAFKSRPRPELLPNQTGYVINAAAVAKRGDPNLFAKQYRDDALDSVPKTEIADRMGLVLGINLFETIATDKNKKSVNQAVEKVELLNELPMAVMGFTWRPTWVQKDSKGKLTNSSVGSDALNLAYNNLTPMEKVIVTRYERRSVLGGQSYIPYGTIRDQITVSQFTQDLVDLLSKHNQRVYIHNADDDAPDIKTPLTAEKNTPGVFSRYDQILLALEHHPLLLVGGYEFRLGQGKELLNPEDPGHFLTYLADILNKAIRKALVSGLAVYPTEPNLLIKAYQQKKEGETKDFNLFGNETLFQGDLSSRSFKPGQTLWGNRSAEGRALRKNLLAAHNVSGTNAPKQVLYRPEAAVATDPTRFNLSNSARLPEQHSGNREEEPPATFEAMREGRARKDTPENTRKDFIAQVLIDVVLQNQSMADRRTFAREVGDALKLQQLPETAATILEQQPDLKHLTESELAAIMIHNNLIQQTIFELAGVSYKDYRDRLRFVLNKAEENDKLNQIAVTVDRTGATPLVTYSKPNPDGEGFVPAVLPNTQKLKPQLADQVDKMVQVVVTELKGLKINDKDFWEVLKQTMDQIYLRVEAPKELPKKELPSAETLSQPKEAAIAQNSVLTAFYPVWNHLKAIIWKSSNS; from the coding sequence ATGATTTCCTCCACGCCTCAGTTCGATCGCCAGAGCAAGCGCCAGAATCAGCAGAATACCGATGCTGCGTCTGTCCGTCCGTTTTCGCTGCGGCATAGGGCAATTCATTCTGAACCGATCGCCGATGAGCTGCCATTCATTCAGCCAAAGCTGATGATCGGTACGCCGGGCGATCGCTATGAGCAGGAAGCCGATCGCGTTGCGGCTGAGGTTGTTTCCCAAATTACAGCCCCCCAGTCCCGCCCTTATGCTCCGGCTATCTCCGCCAAACCAGAAAAAGAGGAAACCGTTCAGCCTTTTTCCACTGCCGCAGTCGCTCTGGCAGAATCAGCGAATGACGTTCCAACCTTAGCTTCTGCCCTTCAGCAGGCACAGCCCAGCGGTTCTCCCCTGCCGCCCTCGGTTCGGACACCGCTAGAGCAGGCATTTGCTGCCGACTTCAGCCACGTGAAAGTGCATACTGATGCCCAATCGCACCAGTTAAACCAGTCCCTCAGTGCCCGTGCCTTCACCTATCGCCAGAATATCTTCTTTCGTCAGGGTGCATACAGTCCCACCCATCCGGCAGGGCAACAGCTGCTCGCCCATGAGCTAACCCATGTGGTGCAGCAGACGGGCAGAGGACGAGCGCCCCAGCCTCAAACTGCCGCACCTGCGATCGCCCCCGCCCCTGAAGCGCTGATTCAACGCGCTTTAATTGACACAGCAAAGGTCTACCACGAGCCGGGAGACTATGCAAACCAGTTGGGGGATACAAACAGTCCTGCCAGGAAGATGATTGCCGAAATCAATAAGAATGATGTCCTGTGGACTGAAGCCCGCCAGAAAGCCTTATTGCTTGGCAATAATAGTCAAGTTCTACACACTGCGGCATTGGGAACGTTCGCCAAAGCACTGGAAAATCTCTACAGCATCACTCAGCAGATTCAGGAAAAGACAGACTATCAGCGGTTCCTCAAATACACGATCGATAAGCTGATTGGGCAGAAAAAGATCACTACAGAGTTATGTAAAAGTATTGTCAGCAGCTTTGGCATCGAAGTAGACAAGCTGAACGACCCGCACCAATATACCGATGAGCGACTCTCGCTGCTGCTCAAACAGGAGCATCCTGACACATCACCAATGAAGACGTTGACCGGGGTGCTGGGTCAGCCCGCTCCGGGGAAAGCCAGTGCTTTGAACTCCGTCAATAAAAGGCTGCAAGATTTTGCCGAGAAATCCAGCACTGAAAAGCTGGACTTTTTGGAATCGTCTGAGTCCAAGGCTTCCAAGGTCTCTGGAGCATTGAAGTTTATCAACAGCTACGGTGTCTCTGCAATCACTGCCAACACGCAGGTTCCTATCCTGCATGCCAACAAAAAAGACAACCTGAATGCATTCAAAAGCCGACCTCGCCCCGAATTACTGCCTAACCAAACTGGCTATGTGATCAACGCTGCTGCCGTTGCAAAACGCGGCGACCCCAATTTATTTGCCAAGCAATACCGCGATGATGCGCTGGATAGCGTTCCTAAAACAGAGATTGCCGATCGCATGGGGCTAGTACTGGGAATTAATTTGTTTGAGACGATCGCAACAGACAAAAACAAGAAAAGCGTCAACCAGGCAGTAGAGAAGGTTGAGCTGCTGAATGAGCTGCCGATGGCGGTCATGGGATTCACCTGGAGACCGACCTGGGTACAGAAAGACAGCAAGGGCAAGCTCACGAATTCGTCTGTAGGATCGGATGCCCTGAATTTGGCGTACAACAATCTCACCCCTATGGAAAAGGTGATCGTCACCCGATATGAACGCCGCTCGGTGCTGGGTGGACAAAGCTACATTCCCTACGGCACGATCCGCGATCAGATTACAGTTAGCCAGTTCACCCAGGATCTGGTCGATCTGTTGAGCAAACACAATCAGCGCGTCTATATTCACAATGCCGACGATGACGCGCCGGATATCAAAACGCCCTTGACCGCTGAAAAAAACACCCCTGGCGTGTTCAGCCGCTATGACCAGATCCTCCTGGCACTGGAACACCATCCGCTGCTGCTGGTGGGAGGCTATGAGTTCCGGCTGGGACAGGGCAAAGAGCTGCTCAACCCCGAAGATCCGGGTCACTTCCTCACTTATCTTGCGGATATTTTGAACAAAGCTATCCGTAAAGCCCTCGTCAGCGGCTTAGCAGTTTATCCCACTGAACCCAACCTGCTGATCAAAGCCTATCAGCAGAAAAAAGAAGGCGAAACAAAAGATTTCAATCTGTTTGGTAACGAGACGCTGTTTCAGGGAGATTTGAGCAGTCGCAGTTTCAAGCCCGGACAAACGCTCTGGGGTAACCGATCGGCAGAAGGGCGGGCATTGCGGAAAAACCTCCTGGCAGCACACAATGTTTCAGGAACCAATGCTCCGAAGCAGGTTCTCTACCGTCCCGAAGCCGCCGTTGCCACCGATCCGACTCGCTTCAACCTGTCTAACTCAGCTCGCCTTCCTGAACAGCACAGCGGTAACCGCGAGGAAGAACCCCCCGCCACCTTTGAGGCAATGCGGGAAGGACGTGCCCGAAAAGACACTCCAGAAAACACGCGCAAAGACTTCATTGCCCAGGTTCTTATTGATGTAGTCTTGCAAAATCAGTCGATGGCCGATCGCCGCACCTTTGCTCGCGAAGTGGGAGATGCGCTGAAGCTCCAGCAGCTTCCTGAAACGGCAGCGACGATCCTGGAACAGCAACCTGACTTGAAGCACTTAACCGAGTCAGAGCTAGCTGCCATCATGATTCACAACAACCTGATCCAGCAAACGATTTTTGAGCTGGCAGGTGTGAGCTATAAAGACTACCGCGATCGATTACGCTTTGTCCTGAACAAGGCAGAAGAAAACGACAAGCTCAACCAGATCGCCGTCACCGTAGACCGCACTGGCGCAACGCCGCTCGTTACCTACAGCAAACCCAACCCCGACGGCGAAGGTTTTGTTCCGGCAGTCCTGCCCAATACGCAAAAGCTCAAACCGCAACTGGCTGATCAGGTTGATAAGATGGTTCAAGTCGTGGTTACCGAGCTAAAAGGACTGAAAATTAACGATAAAGACTTCTGGGAGGTCTTGAAACAGACGATGGATCAGATCTATCTGCGCGTCGAGGCACCGAAGGAGCTACCGAAAAAAGAGCTGCCGTCTGCCGAAACGTTATCACAGCCCAAAGAAGCGGCAATCGCTCAAAACTCTGTCCTTACTGCCTTTTATCCCGTATGGAATCATCTGAAGGCGATTATCTGGAAATCCTCCAACTCCTAG
- a CDS encoding CIS tube protein: MISFPGSPRLLKGAIVALNPLTKAPVGVIPFQYNPETLTRSLQIQTLEGEQNNRVEALRLKGAPVETFQIEIQLDATDRLEKADPSAIGVGLHPQLAALELLVYPNTVEVGINMISAALGVLEIIPSEAPMTLLVWGAKRVLPVRLTSFSTAEEAYDINLNPIRAKVTLGLRVLTYDDLPWSSFGSKLFFVHQVQKEILARAGTATSGVNLFL; the protein is encoded by the coding sequence ATGATTAGTTTTCCTGGCTCTCCTCGACTGTTGAAGGGGGCGATCGTTGCGCTCAATCCCCTGACCAAAGCGCCTGTTGGAGTTATTCCATTTCAATACAATCCAGAAACCCTGACGCGATCGCTGCAAATTCAAACGCTGGAAGGTGAGCAAAACAATCGCGTTGAAGCCTTGCGGCTAAAGGGCGCACCCGTTGAAACCTTTCAGATTGAAATCCAGCTTGATGCCACCGATCGCCTGGAGAAAGCCGACCCTAGTGCCATTGGAGTGGGACTGCACCCGCAGCTTGCTGCTCTGGAACTGCTGGTTTATCCAAATACGGTGGAAGTGGGCATCAACATGATCAGTGCGGCGCTGGGCGTGCTGGAAATTATCCCGTCGGAAGCACCGATGACGCTGCTGGTCTGGGGTGCTAAGCGGGTACTGCCCGTGCGATTAACCAGCTTTAGCACGGCTGAGGAAGCCTATGACATTAACCTTAACCCGATTCGTGCCAAAGTAACGCTGGGGCTGCGCGTCCTGACCTATGATGATCTGCCGTGGAGCAGCTTTGGCTCAAAGCTTTTCTTTGTGCATCAGGTGCAGAAGGAAATTCTGGCAAGGGCGGGCACAGCAACCTCAGGCGTCAATCTGTTTCTCTAA
- a CDS encoding phage baseplate assembly protein V — MRRFLGKYRGKVTNNVDPLQRGRLQVSVPSILGEGRLSWAMPSVPYAGRQVGWFALPPINANLWVEFEAGDPDYPIWTGCFWGQGEMPVTPAIPGTKVFRTESTTVTVSDLPGVGGVTIEVKPPAVTVPLKMTFQQQAVEITCGTAVITIAIDGIDLKIPPAEAKLSPTGIELSMLPGAVKLTPGSIDLSHGAASVKLSAATVNVNNGALEVL, encoded by the coding sequence ATGCGTAGATTTCTTGGCAAATATCGGGGCAAAGTAACCAACAATGTTGATCCGCTCCAGCGCGGGCGGTTACAGGTTTCTGTACCGTCAATTCTAGGAGAAGGACGGCTCAGTTGGGCGATGCCCTCGGTGCCTTATGCCGGAAGGCAGGTCGGCTGGTTTGCGCTGCCGCCCATCAATGCCAATCTCTGGGTTGAATTTGAGGCAGGCGATCCCGACTATCCGATCTGGACTGGCTGCTTCTGGGGGCAGGGCGAAATGCCTGTGACGCCAGCGATCCCTGGAACCAAAGTGTTTAGAACCGAAAGCACGACGGTGACAGTCAGCGATCTACCCGGTGTGGGTGGGGTGACGATCGAGGTAAAGCCGCCTGCCGTTACGGTACCGCTGAAAATGACGTTTCAGCAGCAGGCCGTTGAAATTACCTGCGGGACGGCTGTGATTACGATCGCGATCGACGGCATTGATTTAAAAATTCCGCCTGCGGAAGCCAAGCTAAGTCCAACGGGAATTGAACTGTCGATGCTGCCGGGCGCTGTCAAGCTCACACCAGGGTCAATTGATCTCTCCCACGGGGCTGCTTCAGTCAAGCTGAGTGCGGCAACGGTGAATGTTAATAATGGAGCGCTGGAGGTGCTTTAA
- a CDS encoding GPW/gp25 family protein — MMQSPLTPRSTTQFGYPLRIDGRGRVASANYDLHIRQMIEQVLFTNAGERVNRPGFGSGVQQLIFAPNSFELAATTQFLVRGALEEWLGDLITVEEIAIEPIESQLEVKIQYIVRRTQERQVATFVRQI; from the coding sequence ATGATGCAGTCTCCGCTAACGCCCAGATCCACCACGCAATTCGGCTACCCGCTGCGGATCGATGGACGGGGGCGCGTTGCCTCCGCCAATTATGACCTGCATATCCGCCAAATGATCGAACAGGTGCTGTTTACTAATGCCGGAGAACGGGTGAACCGTCCCGGCTTTGGCAGTGGCGTACAGCAGCTAATTTTTGCGCCCAACAGTTTTGAGCTGGCGGCAACCACGCAATTTCTGGTGCGAGGGGCGCTGGAAGAATGGCTGGGCGATTTGATCACGGTGGAGGAGATTGCGATCGAGCCAATTGAGTCGCAGCTGGAAGTGAAGATTCAGTACATCGTGCGGAGAACGCAGGAGCGACAGGTCGCGACGTTTGTACGGCAGATTTAA